Genomic DNA from Niabella ginsenosidivorans:
AGGAACGTGCGTTTTAACCAGATTGAATTGCCTGATAAAAAAACGGATGGCCCCTTTGGGCTTAGTGTAGCATATTCTACCAAAAAGAATGGCACTTATGGTTTAATCATTGGCAGAAATAATATGGCCGAAGGAACGGTGAAAGGCCCGGTCAATGTTCATATTGTATTGGAATAACAGGTTGGGAACTTCCTTCCTGTCTGGGAATTGGAAGCAGATTTATACGGTTACCTGCAACAGCCCTTTACGGGGCTGTTTTTTTATGTTGGATGTCATACAGGCTTGTTTTGTAAAATGCTTATAATGAGGTGTTTATAGTTTTTAAAAGCAAGGTTAACACCCTATCAGCATTAAAATATTGGTTTGGGCTGGCCTTTTTGGCGCTGTAGCTTTGTGGTATCAATTTAAAAAAGCGGTGCTATACAGGGCACCAATTGAGCTCACCAATCTGATTTGCTTGTCTCGTTTTGTTTGCCGCCAGGCGATATTGGCCGATGATGAAAACTTTATAAAAATTAAAACAAAAGGAGACGTAAAATGAAAAATTTAATTTCCAAAGCAGCAGATGTGGCCTACCGGTTAGGAGTTATTTTTTCAAACACCTTAACCACAAGGAACATCTACAGCAAATAATCAGTATAACAAAAAACAAACAATATTATCCAACCTGTCTGCTAACTGCAGGCTTTAAAATGAAAATGATCATGAAAAAAATTACAATTAAAGCAAAAGTATTATCCATTGCCCTTGCAGCAATTCTTGCAACAACTGCAACTACTGTATTCGCAAATGACGGCGGCGCTGATAACCCTATTGAATTAAAATACATCAATACAAAAGCTCAGCTGCCCATTTACCAACTGCGTTTAAACAACCTGAGTAAAGGTTCTTATGCAATTGCGATCAAAGACGAAACCGGCAGTTTATTGTACAATGAAACAGTAGCTGGCGCTAAAATAGTTCGTAACTATCAGTTTGATGCTGAACTGCCCGCTGATACCCAACTGACTTTTGAAGTGAGCAACTTAAAAGACAATACTGTAAAGGTTTATAACGTTAGCAAGAACACAAAAGTTGTTGAAGACGTTGTCGTGAACGAAGTAAAATAATTCGGACAATACTCCTAAAAAAAGCGGTCTGTCAATACCCGACAGACCGCTTTTTTTTGCTGGAATCTTTTATTTATGCTCAGCCATGTCTGGTATAGCATTTGTTTTGTAAGCGCCGGCATCCAGTTTTTCTTTGACAGCTGAAAAAGCTTTTAAGGTAGCTTCAATATCGGCATCTGTATGCGCTGCTGTGGGTATCAGGCGGTAAATAATATGTCCTTTGGGAATAACGGGATATACTACAATAGAGCAGAAGATCCTGTGGTTTTCCCTGAGATCCATAACCATAGCAGTAGCTTCTTCTACGCCGCCTTTCATATAAACCGGCGTTACCACTGAATCTGTGGTACCAATGTCAAAGCCTCTGTCTTTAAGGCCTTTTTGCAGTTTCAGGGCATTGTCCCAAAGTTGTTGTTTTAATTCCGGCTTTGTGCGCAGCAACTCAAGCCGTTTCAGGTTGCCGATTACCAGCGGCATGGGCAGGCTTTTTGCAAAGATCTGGCTCCTGATATTGTAGCGGATATAATCGATGATCTGGCGGTCGCCGGCAATAAAAGCGCCGATAGATGCCATTGATTTTGCAAAAGTGGAAAAATAAATATCGATCTGATCCTGTACGCCCTGTTCTTCTCCGGCCCCGGCTCCTGTTTTGCCTAATGTACCAAAACCATGTGCATCGTCTACCAGCAGGCGGAAATTGTATTTGCTCTTGAGAGCAGTGATCTCTTTCAGTTTGCCCTGGTCGCCTGCCATACCGAACACTCCTTCCGTAATAACCAGTATGCCGCCCGATTTTTGTTTTTCGATCAGTGCTGTAGCACGTTCCATCTGCTTTTCAAAGTCTTCAATATTATTGTGCTTGAATACAAAGCGATGCCCCGGGTGCAGGCGCAATCCGTCAATAATACAGGCATGGCTTTCTGCATCGTATACAATTACATCATGGCGGCTGCATAAAACATCAATAAGGCTTACCATTCCCTGGTAGCCAAAATTCAGCAGTATGGCATCGTCCTTATGCACAAAAGAAGCCAGCTCTGTTTCCAGTTGCTCGTGCAGGCTGGAGTTGCCGCTCATCATCCGGGCGCCCATTGGTAATGCAAGTCCAAATTGAGCAGCGCCCTCCGCATCTGCTTTCCGGACCTCCGGATGATTAGCCAGGCCCAGGTAGTTGTTCAGGCTCCATACAATAACTTCTTTCCCTCTGAATTTCATGATGCTTCCGATTTCTCCTTCCAGCTTGGGGAAGGCAAAGTATCCATGAGCTCTTTCGCGGTGCTGTCCAATAGGCCCGTAATTTTTTATCAGCCGTTCAAAAATATCTGCCATATCAATGATTGATTTTTGGTAAAATAATGTGCAAATATAAAGACGATGCAGGATATAATGCCTTTCGGGCTTATTTCAGATGGTTGAGCCTCTGCCAAGTCGCTGGAAGGCGCTGGCGGTAAACCTGCCCGGAATAATCCGGAACGCTTTTGGTGAGGTTGGAACTGCAGGGATGCGATTGGTATTATCAACAAAAAAGCCCTGCGCAAATAAATATTGCAGGGCTTTAAAATTTTTATATTAGGGATGCTGATCAGGATTTTTCTTATCCTTTTTACCAAAGATTCTGTTGAACAATCCTTTTTTCTTTTTCGGCTC
This window encodes:
- a CDS encoding aminotransferase class I/II-fold pyridoxal phosphate-dependent enzyme, with the translated sequence MADIFERLIKNYGPIGQHRERAHGYFAFPKLEGEIGSIMKFRGKEVIVWSLNNYLGLANHPEVRKADAEGAAQFGLALPMGARMMSGNSSLHEQLETELASFVHKDDAILLNFGYQGMVSLIDVLCSRHDVIVYDAESHACIIDGLRLHPGHRFVFKHNNIEDFEKQMERATALIEKQKSGGILVITEGVFGMAGDQGKLKEITALKSKYNFRLLVDDAHGFGTLGKTGAGAGEEQGVQDQIDIYFSTFAKSMASIGAFIAGDRQIIDYIRYNIRSQIFAKSLPMPLVIGNLKRLELLRTKPELKQQLWDNALKLQKGLKDRGFDIGTTDSVVTPVYMKGGVEEATAMVMDLRENHRIFCSIVVYPVIPKGHIIYRLIPTAAHTDADIEATLKAFSAVKEKLDAGAYKTNAIPDMAEHK